The following are encoded together in the Salvia hispanica cultivar TCC Black 2014 chromosome 6, UniMelb_Shisp_WGS_1.0, whole genome shotgun sequence genome:
- the LOC125194818 gene encoding protein FAR1-RELATED SEQUENCE 5-like codes for MGSAPKLIITDQDLGMKVAVERVLVDTRHRWCMWHIMFKVVEKLPKSQLGNEDLKKELNSCVWSELIEPEEFEESWNNVMEKYGLKDNEWFTSMFDSRKYWVPAYFRDFPMSSLIKTTSISESQNIFFKRYSKSRSNLVEFLMYYNNALDGQRSNNNRLEYLDFNTIPTLKTNSALEKHASTIYSDSGFKLIQSEIEEAVDNVTMVTVSTVGENEIYVLNDKFSKNWTVSYSISCDSYACGCKMFERLGLVCSHIFWILRNKKLKLVPDELHGGRWLKSKFVKPVHFGFDDNIESFIAVDETKQEYRDMHADFYDIARLIEGDGDKIRAFRHIMAEGKKEVLGEGNVLSISEKRQMIENFYGSEVPSEIEVHPPDVVSTKGSGRRLSRLEKEIRELSKPGRKCGKCGEIGQHDSRNCDKIQELKKKKKRKQQC; via the exons ATGGGTTCTGCACCAAAATTGATCATTACTGATCAGGATTTGGGAATGAAGGTTGCTGTGGAAAGAGTCCTTGTTGATACAAGACATCGATGGTGCATGTGGCACATCATGTTTAAAGTTGTGGAAAAGTTACCAAAGAGTCAACTTGGCAATGAAGATTTGAAAAAGGAGTTAAATAGTTGTGTTTGGTCTGAGTTGATAGAGCCTGAAGAATTTGAAGAATCCTGGAATAATGTAATGGAAAAATATGGGCTTAAGGACAATGAGTGGTTTACCTCTATGTTTGACTCACGAAAATATTGG GTTCCTGCATATTTTAGGGATTTTCCAATGAGTTCACTGATAAAGACCACATCTATATCTGAATCTCAGAACATATTCTTCAAGAGGTACTCCAAGTCTCGATCTAATCTTGTTGAATTTCTTATGTATTACAACAATGCATTGGATGGTCAAAGGAGCAACAATAATAGGCTTGAATACTTGGATTTTAACACAATTCCAACTTTGAAAACAAATTCGGCTCTTGAGAAGCATGCATCAACAATTTACAGTGACAGTGGTTTCAAACTAATTCAGAGTGAGATTGAGGAAGCAGTCGATAATGTCACCATGGTGACAGTGTCAACCGTTGGTGAGAATGAGATTTATGTGTTGAATGATAAGTTCTCAAAGAACTGGACAGTTTCATACTCAATTTCTTGTGATTCATATGCATGTGGTTGTAAGATGTTTGAGAGGCTTGGGCTCGTTTGCAGTCACATATTTTGGATCttgagaaacaaaaaattgaagttagTCCCTGATGAGTTACATGGAGGACGCTGGTTGAAGTCTAAATTTGTCAAGCCTGTGCATTTTGGTTTTGATGATAATATTGAGTCATTTATTGCTGTGGATGAGACGAAGCAGGAATACAGGGATATGCATGCAGATTTTTATGATATCGCACGGCTTATAGAGGGAGATGGTGATAAAATTCGTGCATTTAGACATATTATGGctgaagggaaaaaagaagTACTTGGTGAGGGAAATGTATTGTCTATAAGTGAAAAGAGACAGATGATTGAGAATTTTTATGGCTCAGAAGTCCCTAGTGAAATAGAAGTTCATCCACCTGATGTTGTCAGCACCAAGGGTTCTGGTCGACGTCTTTCACGACTTGAGAAAGAAATAAGAGAGTTGTCGAAGCCTGGAAGGAAATGTGGAAAATGTGGCGAGATTGGTCAGCATGATTCAAGGAATTGTGACAAGATAcaggagttgaagaagaagaaaaagaggaaacaacAATGTTGA